From the Rhodococcus sp. NBC_00297 genome, one window contains:
- a CDS encoding YncE family protein, with protein MAPRPTSAHSARRSSTRFVLLGLALVTTVTAGCANSDDPEQLNTREPEVAAVSPDTTVTPAGVTADPRFGGPATVDGLAIEPRDRIAGILTDDGTTLLLTPLDSEENPRSVRLSAPGTSVSAGRDGELLVTSSSGISRVDAQSGATTDVAVDGGAASVTPWDDGYAVGTPTGTIVIAGADGAVESTIPGQASVDGLVRTGDDLVSLDTRQTSVTSVNVGAERLGAALRAGDGATRMTGCADGAVVVADTTDDELLVFTGDPDLIMRQRYPVAGSPFAVACEDDGTVWVTVTALNEVVGFDIASGIPVESARFPTVRQPDSLAVDSQSGELFVGSNSGAGVQVIPTRA; from the coding sequence ATGGCACCCCGACCGACCAGTGCCCACTCGGCACGACGCAGCAGTACCCGTTTCGTCCTTCTCGGCCTCGCCCTGGTGACGACGGTCACAGCAGGATGCGCGAACTCCGACGATCCGGAGCAGCTGAACACGCGTGAGCCGGAGGTCGCCGCGGTGTCCCCCGACACGACCGTCACCCCGGCGGGCGTCACGGCCGACCCGCGCTTCGGCGGTCCGGCCACCGTCGACGGCCTCGCGATCGAGCCTCGCGACCGGATCGCCGGGATCCTCACCGACGACGGTACGACGCTGCTGCTGACCCCGCTCGACTCGGAGGAGAATCCGCGCTCGGTGCGACTCTCCGCACCCGGCACGTCCGTCTCCGCCGGCAGGGACGGCGAACTGTTGGTCACGTCGTCGTCGGGCATAAGCCGGGTGGACGCGCAGTCCGGTGCGACGACGGACGTCGCGGTCGACGGCGGCGCCGCCTCGGTGACGCCGTGGGACGACGGGTACGCCGTCGGGACGCCGACCGGAACCATCGTGATCGCGGGAGCCGACGGCGCGGTCGAGAGCACCATCCCCGGTCAGGCGTCGGTCGACGGTCTCGTACGCACCGGAGACGATCTGGTGTCCCTGGACACCCGGCAGACGTCGGTGACGTCCGTGAACGTCGGTGCCGAACGTCTCGGCGCCGCGCTGCGCGCAGGCGACGGGGCCACCCGCATGACCGGATGCGCCGACGGTGCCGTCGTGGTCGCCGACACGACCGACGACGAACTGCTCGTCTTCACGGGCGACCCCGATCTGATCATGCGTCAGCGCTACCCCGTCGCCGGTTCCCCGTTCGCCGTCGCGTGCGAGGACGACGGCACCGTGTGGGTGACCGTGACCGCACTGAACGAGGTGGTGGGATTCGACATCGCCTCCGGAATTCCTGTCGAGTCGGCACGGTTCCCCACAGTGCGCCAGCCCGACTCGCTCGCCGTGGACTCGCAGTCCGGCGAACTTTTCGTAGGCTCGAACAGTGGCGCCGGGGTCCAGGTGATCCCGACCCGGGCGTGA
- a CDS encoding DUF5703 family protein: MPVGWVTQSDDWEYVPIKLPPDVTRVTASMRLAISAEFGGWELSRVRLYTDGSRRVLLKRRKTAHHVPDPGL; this comes from the coding sequence ATGCCCGTCGGCTGGGTGACCCAGTCGGACGACTGGGAGTACGTGCCCATCAAGCTGCCGCCGGACGTCACCCGAGTGACGGCCTCGATGCGGCTGGCCATCTCTGCCGAGTTCGGTGGGTGGGAGCTCTCCCGGGTCCGGCTGTACACCGACGGCAGCAGGCGAGTACTTCTCAAGCGACGCAAGACCGCGCACCACGTGCCCGATCCCGGTCTCTGA
- a CDS encoding quinone-dependent dihydroorotate dehydrogenase, with product MSPYRLLLRAMFLLPPERIHHLAFAAMVAVTRFAPLRALVSRVLSVRDPALRTTAFGVTFPTPVGLAAGFDKTGEGVDAWGPLGFGFAEVGTVTAQAQPGNAQPRLFRLPADRGLLNRMGFNNPGAAAVAERLRGRRGDIPVGANIGKTKVVPAADAAIDYTESARLLGPLSDFVVVNVSSPNTPGLRDLQAVESLRPLLAAVASVVTVPVLVKIAPDLSDDDVDAVADLAMELGSAGIVATNTTIGRDGLRTAGAADLGAGGVSGPYVADRSLEVLRRLRARVGDSMTLISVGGVETADDAWERILAGATLVQGYTGFVYGGPFWARRVAVGLARRARAAGFASVADAVGTETVPRPGPR from the coding sequence GTGAGCCCGTACCGGCTGCTGCTCCGCGCGATGTTCCTGCTCCCTCCGGAACGCATTCATCACCTCGCATTCGCGGCGATGGTCGCGGTGACTCGATTCGCGCCCCTGCGTGCGCTGGTCTCGCGCGTGCTCTCGGTCCGAGATCCGGCACTGCGGACGACCGCCTTCGGCGTGACGTTCCCCACCCCGGTCGGCCTGGCCGCCGGTTTCGACAAGACCGGTGAGGGTGTCGACGCGTGGGGTCCGCTGGGGTTCGGTTTCGCGGAGGTCGGCACCGTGACCGCGCAGGCGCAACCCGGAAACGCACAGCCTCGACTCTTCCGGCTTCCCGCCGACCGAGGCCTGCTCAACCGCATGGGTTTCAACAATCCGGGTGCGGCGGCGGTGGCCGAGCGTCTGCGCGGACGACGCGGGGACATCCCGGTCGGCGCCAACATCGGCAAGACGAAGGTGGTTCCCGCGGCGGACGCCGCGATCGACTACACGGAGAGTGCGCGGCTGCTCGGCCCGCTGTCGGACTTCGTCGTGGTCAACGTGAGTTCGCCGAACACCCCCGGACTGCGGGATCTGCAGGCGGTGGAATCGCTGCGGCCTCTGCTGGCCGCCGTGGCGAGCGTCGTGACGGTGCCCGTCCTGGTGAAGATCGCGCCCGACCTGTCGGACGACGACGTCGACGCGGTGGCAGACCTGGCCATGGAGCTGGGATCCGCCGGCATCGTGGCGACCAACACGACCATCGGACGCGACGGGCTGAGGACGGCCGGGGCCGCGGATCTCGGAGCGGGTGGCGTCTCCGGCCCGTACGTCGCGGACCGATCACTCGAGGTGCTGCGCCGACTGCGTGCACGCGTCGGGGACTCGATGACGCTGATCTCGGTCGGCGGTGTCGAGACCGCAGACGACGCGTGGGAACGCATCCTCGCCGGTGCCACCCTCGTGCAGGGGTACACCGGCTTCGTCTACGGCGGTCCGTTCTGGGCGCGCCGCGTCGCCGTCGGCCTGGCTCGACGAGCCCGGGCCGCGGGATTCGCCTCGGTGGCCGACGCGGTCGGCACGGAGACTGTCCCGCGGCCCGGGCCGCGCTGA
- a CDS encoding YbhB/YbcL family Raf kinase inhibitor-like protein, producing the protein MSHDPYAALPSLPSFELTSDNVTDGQPLHEDQVSGIMGAGGHDNSPQLSWSGFPEETKSFAVTVYDPDAPTASGFWHWAVANIPVSTTTLVTGAGDDSSTGLPNDAITLRNDAGLARFIGAAPPQGHGPHRYFVAVHAVDVEKLEIDESASPAYLGFNLFSHAIARAVIVGTYEQS; encoded by the coding sequence ATGTCACACGATCCCTACGCCGCACTGCCGTCGCTGCCGTCGTTCGAGCTCACGTCGGACAACGTCACCGACGGTCAGCCGCTCCACGAGGACCAGGTCAGCGGCATCATGGGCGCGGGCGGCCACGACAACTCGCCGCAGCTGTCGTGGTCGGGCTTCCCGGAGGAGACCAAGAGCTTCGCCGTCACCGTCTACGACCCCGATGCGCCGACGGCGTCCGGTTTCTGGCACTGGGCGGTGGCGAACATTCCCGTCTCGACCACCACCCTGGTCACCGGAGCGGGCGACGACAGCTCCACCGGGTTGCCGAACGACGCGATCACGCTGCGCAACGACGCGGGCCTGGCCCGGTTCATCGGTGCCGCACCCCCGCAGGGGCACGGACCGCACCGCTACTTCGTGGCGGTACACGCCGTCGACGTCGAGAAGCTCGAGATCGACGAGAGTGCGTCACCGGCGTACCTCGGATTCAACCTCTTCAGTCACGCCATCGCGCGTGCCGTCATCGTGGGCACGTACGAGCAGAGCTGA
- a CDS encoding M20/M25/M40 family metallo-hydrolase translates to MSATGENDHQTEKQTVAVDEVVDLVSSLIRFDTSNTGELETTAGEKECAEWVARQLEAVGYETEYVESGAPGRGNVFARLAGADSSRGALLVHGHLDVVPAEPADWSVHPFSGAVEDGYLWGRGAVDMKDMVGMALALARQFKSAGTVPPRDLVFAFLADEEAGGRYGSHWLVEHRPDLFEGVTEAVGEVGGFSLTVSTPEGDERRLYLVETAEKGLAWMRLTAKARAGHGSFLHEDNAVTYLAEAVAALGNHQFPLVMTDSVTEFLAAVSSETGLAFDPESPDIDGTLAKLGSIARIVGATLRDTANPTMLSAGYKANVIPQTASATIDCRVLPGRKAQFEREVDALIGPHVERSWITDLEPYETTFDGHLVDAMNDAILAFDENGRTVPYMLSGGTDAKAFAKLGIRCFGFAPLKLPPELDFAALFHGVDERVPVESLIFGTRVFEHFLLHS, encoded by the coding sequence GTGTCCGCAACAGGAGAGAACGACCACCAGACCGAGAAGCAGACCGTGGCCGTGGACGAGGTGGTCGACCTCGTCTCGTCGCTGATCCGCTTCGACACCTCCAACACCGGTGAGCTCGAGACCACCGCCGGCGAGAAGGAGTGCGCCGAGTGGGTGGCGCGCCAGCTCGAGGCCGTGGGGTACGAGACCGAGTACGTCGAGTCGGGTGCGCCCGGCCGCGGCAACGTCTTCGCCCGACTGGCCGGCGCCGACAGCTCACGCGGCGCGTTGCTCGTGCACGGCCACCTCGACGTCGTTCCGGCCGAGCCCGCCGACTGGAGCGTGCATCCCTTCTCGGGTGCCGTCGAGGACGGCTACCTGTGGGGACGCGGCGCCGTCGACATGAAGGACATGGTCGGCATGGCCCTGGCGCTGGCCCGACAGTTCAAGTCGGCCGGCACCGTCCCGCCCCGCGACCTGGTCTTCGCGTTCCTGGCCGACGAGGAGGCCGGCGGCAGGTACGGGTCGCACTGGCTCGTCGAGCACCGGCCCGATCTGTTCGAGGGTGTCACCGAGGCCGTCGGCGAGGTCGGCGGCTTCTCGCTGACGGTGTCCACCCCCGAGGGCGACGAGCGTCGCCTCTACCTCGTCGAGACGGCGGAGAAGGGGCTCGCCTGGATGCGTCTGACGGCCAAGGCTCGCGCCGGTCACGGATCGTTCCTGCACGAGGACAACGCCGTGACGTACCTCGCCGAAGCCGTTGCAGCACTGGGTAACCACCAGTTCCCGCTGGTGATGACGGACTCGGTTACCGAGTTCCTCGCCGCCGTGAGCTCGGAGACCGGCCTGGCCTTCGACCCCGAGTCGCCCGACATCGACGGCACCCTCGCCAAGCTCGGCAGCATCGCCCGCATCGTCGGCGCGACACTGCGCGACACGGCAAACCCCACGATGCTCTCGGCCGGGTACAAGGCCAACGTCATCCCGCAGACGGCCTCCGCCACCATCGACTGCCGCGTCCTGCCGGGACGCAAGGCGCAGTTCGAGCGCGAGGTCGACGCGCTCATCGGTCCGCACGTCGAACGGTCCTGGATCACCGACCTGGAGCCGTACGAGACCACGTTCGACGGGCACCTCGTCGACGCGATGAACGACGCGATCCTGGCGTTCGACGAGAACGGTCGCACGGTGCCCTACATGCTGTCCGGCGGCACCGACGCCAAGGCGTTCGCCAAGCTGGGCATCCGCTGCTTCGGCTTCGCGCCGCTCAAGCTGCCGCCCGAGCTCGACTTCGCGGCGTTGTTCCACGGCGTGGACGAACGGGTACCCGTCGAGTCGTTGATCTTCGGTACCAGGGTCTTCGAGCACTTCCTTCTGCACAGCTGA
- a CDS encoding SDR family NAD(P)-dependent oxidoreductase, whose product MTEHSVTGIDPDELAACLRVLDRAAALDDDHPDAVTVQRATAGMFKAAKKRRRLESRARVADADRAVVAATATGSPDRIDDETAGLALTSATTTETAGTLQRARPCYICKQRYTTVDAFYHQLCPECAALNHAKRDARTDLTGRRAVLTGGRAKIGMYIALRLLRDGAHLTITTRFPADAVRRFSSMSDSHDWMHRLSVVGIDLRDPAQVVAFADSVAAEGPLDILINNAAQTVKRSAGSYTALEDGEHGVDLAALGVRTFGATSDAHPAALVGAFGETDGDTVALDTAVMANMGPSQVTSMALVAGSASLQRMAAGTAIDAGGLVPDEAPTNSWVHTVDQVDPVELLEVQLCNSVAPFILVSRLRAALAASPHRRSYVVNVSAMEGQFGRGYKGPGHPHTNMAKAALNMLTRTSANEMLDDGISMSAVDTGWITDERPHPTKIRLADEGFHAPLDLVDGAARVYDPIVQGELGVDLHGKFLKDYAASPW is encoded by the coding sequence ATGACGGAGCACAGCGTGACGGGCATCGACCCCGACGAACTCGCTGCGTGCCTGCGCGTGCTCGACCGCGCGGCGGCCCTGGACGACGATCACCCCGACGCCGTGACCGTGCAGCGTGCCACGGCCGGCATGTTCAAGGCCGCGAAGAAGCGTCGCCGCCTGGAGTCGCGCGCCCGCGTCGCCGACGCCGACCGCGCCGTCGTCGCCGCCACGGCGACCGGATCACCCGACCGCATCGACGACGAGACCGCCGGGCTGGCGCTGACGTCGGCCACCACCACCGAGACCGCGGGCACATTGCAGCGTGCGCGTCCCTGCTACATCTGCAAGCAGCGGTACACCACGGTGGACGCGTTCTATCACCAGCTCTGCCCCGAGTGCGCCGCCCTGAACCACGCGAAGCGCGACGCCCGGACCGATCTCACCGGCCGCCGCGCCGTGCTCACCGGCGGGCGCGCGAAGATCGGCATGTACATCGCGTTGCGCCTGCTGCGCGACGGTGCTCACCTGACCATCACGACGCGCTTCCCCGCGGACGCGGTGCGCCGGTTCTCCTCGATGTCCGACAGCCACGACTGGATGCATCGACTGTCCGTCGTCGGCATCGACCTGCGTGATCCCGCGCAGGTGGTCGCGTTCGCGGACTCCGTCGCGGCGGAGGGCCCGCTCGACATCCTGATCAACAACGCCGCTCAGACCGTCAAACGGTCCGCCGGCTCGTACACCGCCCTCGAGGACGGTGAGCACGGCGTCGATCTGGCAGCGCTCGGGGTGCGCACGTTCGGCGCGACGAGCGATGCCCACCCGGCAGCGCTGGTGGGAGCGTTCGGCGAGACCGACGGCGACACCGTCGCTCTCGACACCGCCGTCATGGCGAACATGGGGCCGTCGCAGGTGACCTCCATGGCCCTCGTCGCCGGTTCGGCGTCCCTGCAGCGCATGGCTGCCGGAACGGCGATCGACGCGGGTGGGCTGGTACCCGACGAGGCGCCGACCAACAGCTGGGTGCACACCGTCGACCAGGTGGATCCCGTCGAGCTGCTCGAGGTGCAGCTGTGCAACTCGGTGGCGCCGTTCATCCTCGTCTCGCGCCTGCGCGCCGCCCTGGCGGCGTCGCCGCATCGCCGGTCCTACGTCGTCAACGTCTCCGCGATGGAGGGCCAGTTCGGCCGCGGCTACAAGGGACCGGGGCATCCGCACACCAACATGGCCAAGGCCGCACTGAACATGCTGACGCGCACCAGTGCGAACGAGATGCTCGACGACGGCATCTCGATGAGCGCGGTGGACACCGGCTGGATCACCGACGAACGCCCGCACCCGACGAAGATCCGCCTCGCCGACGAGGGCTTCCACGCGCCCCTGGATCTGGTGGACGGCGCGGCTCGTGTCTACGACCCCATCGTCCAGGGTGAGCTCGGTGTCGATCTGCACGGGAAGTTCCTCAAGGACTACGCGGCCTCACCCTGGTGA
- a CDS encoding glutamate-cysteine ligase family protein, translating into MGDEVEQRTFSRKDRQMFRHKVQECLDALAAMLADDTFRVDEPRLGMEIELNLVDESMQPAMANAAVLEAIADPDFQTELGQFNIEINVAPEPLAGDRMRILENGLRTSLDTADARAREQGCALAMIGMLPTLGKDHFAHQWLSSNPRYDLLNQQIFAARGEDIELSITGVPLPGSHDIESLNEISDTILPEAACTSVQLHLQVSPTEFPAHWNAAQALAGVQVALAANSPFLAGKALWHETRIPLFEQATDTRPQELKNQGVRPRVWFGERWITSIFDLFEENSRYFPALLPVVSDEDPMAELAAGRAPGLTELKMHNGTVYRWNRPIYDTSNGEQHIRLENRVLPAGPTVLDVLADAALYYGTLRSLVDADRPVWTQMSFDAAVENLHSAARGGFDSRLYWPEVGWISPQELVLRRLLPMAEAGLASYGVDTEVRDRYLRVIEGRCLRRQSGSVWQRNAVVARERAGESRERAVAGMLSDYLQLMHEGEAVHTWSW; encoded by the coding sequence ATGGGCGACGAGGTCGAGCAGCGCACGTTCAGCCGTAAGGACCGGCAGATGTTCCGGCACAAGGTGCAGGAGTGTCTGGACGCCCTGGCGGCGATGTTGGCGGACGACACCTTCCGGGTGGACGAGCCACGCCTGGGCATGGAGATCGAGCTCAACCTGGTGGACGAGTCGATGCAGCCGGCCATGGCCAACGCGGCCGTGCTCGAGGCGATCGCCGATCCGGACTTCCAGACCGAGCTGGGCCAGTTCAACATCGAGATCAACGTGGCCCCGGAACCGCTGGCGGGCGACCGGATGCGCATCCTGGAGAACGGATTACGCACCTCTCTGGACACCGCGGACGCCCGTGCTCGTGAGCAGGGATGCGCCCTGGCGATGATCGGGATGCTGCCCACGCTGGGCAAGGATCACTTCGCCCACCAGTGGTTGTCCAGCAATCCGCGATACGACCTGCTCAACCAACAGATCTTCGCGGCGCGCGGCGAGGACATCGAACTGTCGATCACCGGGGTCCCTCTGCCCGGCAGCCACGACATCGAGTCGTTGAACGAGATCTCCGACACGATCCTCCCCGAGGCCGCGTGCACCTCCGTGCAACTACACCTGCAGGTCTCGCCGACGGAGTTCCCCGCGCACTGGAACGCCGCGCAGGCGCTGGCGGGAGTGCAGGTGGCACTGGCCGCCAACTCCCCCTTCCTCGCCGGCAAGGCACTGTGGCACGAGACCCGGATCCCCCTTTTCGAACAGGCGACGGACACGCGCCCACAGGAACTCAAGAACCAGGGAGTTCGACCCCGCGTGTGGTTCGGCGAGCGCTGGATCACGTCGATCTTCGATCTGTTCGAGGAGAACTCGCGGTATTTCCCCGCGCTGCTGCCGGTCGTGTCCGACGAGGATCCGATGGCCGAACTCGCGGCGGGCCGAGCGCCCGGCCTGACCGAGCTGAAGATGCACAACGGCACCGTCTACCGATGGAACCGTCCGATCTACGACACCTCGAACGGCGAGCAGCACATCCGCCTCGAGAACCGCGTTCTTCCCGCAGGGCCGACCGTGCTCGACGTCCTCGCCGACGCGGCGCTGTACTACGGCACCCTGCGGTCGCTCGTCGACGCGGACCGGCCGGTGTGGACGCAGATGTCGTTCGACGCCGCCGTGGAGAACCTGCACTCGGCGGCCCGCGGCGGGTTCGACTCGCGGCTCTACTGGCCGGAGGTCGGCTGGATCTCGCCGCAGGAGCTGGTCCTGCGCCGACTGCTGCCCATGGCCGAGGCGGGTCTCGCGTCGTACGGCGTGGACACCGAGGTGCGCGACCGCTACCTCCGGGTCATCGAGGGTCGATGCCTGCGCCGTCAGTCCGGATCGGTGTGGCAACGCAATGCCGTCGTCGCACGCGAGCGTGCCGGGGAGTCGCGCGAGCGCGCCGTGGCGGGCATGTTGTCCGACTACCTGCAGCTCATGCACGAGGGCGAGGCCGTCCACACGTGGTCGTGGTGA